One Leucobacter muris DNA segment encodes these proteins:
- a CDS encoding DUF418 domain-containing protein has protein sequence MPHTDSASTNTSTNAAPPTPARRALAPDLARGWMLLLIAIANVSVYLWGHDTPLYTTHPSDGSALDRALSALTILFVDARVYPMFAFLFGYGMVQFARSRETRGVPLVAVRGMFWRRHWWLLSFGFVHAALLFAGDILGAYGLAGLALTAALFWRSDRVLKFAAWTMFALVAFGAVSSLGLGLLLNALVPADSPALMTAADFGSTADMLNGVQGYGWAMLARIGMWLVSTPATVLSLVVPLCILLGWLAGRHRWLEAAGSRIGLGAVAGWGILVSTVAAAPTAMLYLGLLPALEPVAWAMILLNQLAGAAGGVGYAALFGVIGPRLQHRAGAVSRAVAAVGKRSLSSYLLQSVVFAPLLAAWGFGMGSRINTAAAFGIALGAWLLSLILAVILERRGARGPAEVLLRRLTYARLDLPAAPLPAAPPAPSTARAADDTPSTR, from the coding sequence GTGCCGCACACCGATTCCGCGTCGACGAACACGTCGACGAACGCCGCACCGCCGACTCCGGCGCGGCGCGCACTCGCACCGGATCTCGCGCGCGGCTGGATGCTGCTGCTCATCGCGATCGCGAACGTCTCGGTGTATCTGTGGGGGCACGACACTCCCCTGTACACGACCCATCCCTCCGACGGCTCCGCGCTCGATCGAGCGCTCTCGGCCCTGACGATCCTGTTCGTCGATGCGCGCGTCTACCCGATGTTCGCGTTCCTCTTCGGCTACGGCATGGTGCAGTTCGCTCGCTCTCGGGAGACGAGGGGCGTGCCGCTGGTGGCGGTGCGCGGTATGTTCTGGCGCAGGCACTGGTGGCTGCTGTCGTTCGGGTTCGTGCACGCGGCGCTGCTGTTCGCGGGCGACATCCTCGGCGCCTACGGGCTCGCGGGTCTCGCGCTCACGGCGGCGCTGTTCTGGCGCTCGGATCGCGTGCTGAAGTTCGCGGCGTGGACGATGTTCGCGCTCGTCGCGTTCGGTGCGGTCTCGTCGCTGGGGCTCGGGCTGCTGCTGAACGCGCTCGTGCCCGCCGACTCGCCGGCGTTGATGACCGCCGCCGACTTCGGCAGCACCGCCGACATGCTGAACGGCGTGCAGGGGTACGGCTGGGCGATGCTCGCCCGCATCGGCATGTGGCTCGTGTCGACGCCCGCGACGGTGCTGTCGCTGGTGGTGCCCCTGTGCATCCTGCTGGGCTGGCTCGCGGGCCGCCACCGCTGGCTCGAGGCCGCGGGCTCCCGCATCGGTCTCGGGGCCGTCGCCGGTTGGGGTATCCTCGTCAGCACGGTCGCGGCCGCACCGACGGCCATGCTCTACCTCGGCCTGCTGCCGGCGCTGGAACCCGTCGCCTGGGCGATGATACTGCTCAACCAGTTGGCGGGCGCCGCGGGGGGCGTCGGCTACGCCGCGCTCTTCGGCGTGATCGGTCCTCGACTGCAGCATCGCGCCGGCGCGGTGTCGCGCGCCGTGGCCGCGGTGGGCAAGCGCTCGCTGAGCAGCTACCTGCTGCAGTCGGTGGTGTTCGCTCCCCTGCTCGCGGCGTGGGGCTTCGGCATGGGCTCGCGCATCAACACCGCGGCCGCGTTCGGGATCGCGCTCGGCGCCTGGCTGCTGTCGCTGATCCTCGCCGTGATCCTGGAGCGCCGCGGAGCGCGCGGTCCCGCCGAGGTGCTGCTGCGCCGGCTCACCTACGCGAGACTCGACCTGCCCGCCGCTCCCCTCCCCGCCGCTCCCCCGGCCCCGTCCACGGCACGGGCCGCGGACGATACGCCCAGCACCCGCTGA
- a CDS encoding phosphoribosylanthranilate isomerase, with protein MYVKICGLRDTTMAAHSVAAGADALGVVMSPRSPRHATPAQAAEVIAAARASDREIDVALVVNRMPALEAAETARDLGFDVLQLHGSYAAADFAAAREILPRVWRATSLAQHPGLRSGEFGEERLLVDGAFPGSGEAWDLSLIDGERLGRGWLLAGGLDPDNVADAIAASRPAGVDVSSGVERAPGEKDPELITRFIRAARA; from the coding sequence ATGTACGTGAAGATCTGCGGTCTGCGCGATACCACGATGGCCGCCCACTCGGTCGCCGCCGGCGCCGACGCCCTGGGGGTCGTCATGAGCCCGCGCAGCCCGCGCCACGCCACGCCTGCGCAGGCCGCCGAGGTCATCGCGGCGGCGCGGGCCTCGGATCGCGAGATCGACGTGGCGCTCGTGGTGAACCGCATGCCCGCGCTCGAGGCGGCCGAAACCGCCCGCGATCTGGGGTTCGACGTGCTGCAGCTGCACGGCTCCTACGCGGCCGCCGATTTCGCGGCGGCGCGCGAGATCCTGCCGCGCGTCTGGCGGGCGACGTCGCTCGCGCAGCACCCCGGGCTGCGCTCCGGCGAGTTCGGCGAGGAACGCCTGCTCGTCGACGGCGCCTTCCCCGGCTCCGGTGAAGCCTGGGATCTCTCGCTCATCGACGGCGAGAGACTCGGCCGCGGCTGGCTGCTCGCGGGCGGCCTCGACCCCGACAACGTCGCCGACGCGATCGCCGCGTCCCGGCCGGCGGGCGTCGACGTGTCGAGCGGTGTCGAGCGCGCGCCCGGCGAGAAGGATCCCGAGCTGATCACCCGGTTCATCCGGGCGGCACGCGCATGA
- a CDS encoding alpha/beta fold hydrolase, whose amino-acid sequence MSRPETGLRAASADPAPPASADAASRADPNDEAADERTPLPEPERASFQLDSRELHIFRWRRPGAPRVLLIHGIGMGHSVYDRFLAEIHTECEAIAVDLPGFADCPEPADPLSMPDTADLVAAALHEQHAGPLVAVGHSMGAQIVAELAARHPDLMERVVLIAPSVNPAERSLLMQGARMIQDLAEGEPLSVLTRATKTYLQAGPIWFMRKLRQMLDHRLESCLPRVAQPSLVIRGTRDRVCPRGWAVRITGLLPRGEMLQIRDRGHEALISSGQPVAHHVLDWMGIARER is encoded by the coding sequence ATGAGCCGCCCGGAGACGGGCCTTCGCGCCGCGAGCGCGGATCCCGCACCCCCGGCGTCAGCGGATGCGGCGAGTCGCGCCGACCCCAATGACGAGGCGGCTGACGAGCGCACTCCGCTCCCCGAGCCCGAACGCGCGAGCTTCCAGCTCGACTCCCGAGAGCTGCACATCTTCCGATGGCGTCGCCCCGGTGCGCCGCGAGTGCTCCTGATCCACGGCATCGGCATGGGCCACAGCGTCTACGATCGCTTCCTCGCCGAGATCCACACCGAGTGCGAGGCGATCGCCGTCGATCTGCCCGGCTTCGCCGACTGCCCCGAACCGGCCGACCCGCTCAGCATGCCCGACACCGCCGACCTGGTCGCCGCCGCGCTGCACGAGCAGCACGCGGGCCCGCTGGTCGCCGTGGGCCACTCGATGGGCGCCCAGATCGTCGCCGAGCTCGCAGCCCGGCACCCCGACCTCATGGAACGGGTCGTGCTGATCGCCCCCTCGGTGAACCCCGCCGAGCGTTCCCTGCTCATGCAGGGCGCGCGCATGATCCAGGATCTCGCCGAGGGTGAGCCCCTTTCGGTGCTCACCCGAGCGACGAAGACCTACCTGCAGGCCGGCCCGATCTGGTTCATGCGCAAGCTGAGGCAGATGCTCGATCACCGCCTCGAGAGCTGCCTGCCCCGCGTCGCGCAGCCCAGCCTCGTGATCAGGGGAACCCGGGACCGCGTCTGCCCGCGAGGCTGGGCCGTGCGGATCACCGGGCTGCTCCCCCGCGGCGAGATGCTGCAGATCCGGGATCGCGGGCACGAGGCGCTCATCAGCTCCGGACAGCCCGTCGCCCACCACGTGCTCGACTGGATGGGGATCGCTCGAGAGCGGTAG
- a CDS encoding M23 family metallopeptidase, with the protein MTDAPILSEPSGSAGSGYPSRRSLREQQRAASQAAPQSAARETSPETPQTAPESTRAAASPQAAPDTVAPDASRPGAERRPTPKTALPSTATGSLRLPFVEHVPTAEPAVVRSPAAPVPLRRRIAAVAAAASVCGLVLTASLPLITPADADASAGGVVAAQELFSEVSLDELPTSFSEISASVSDSETPVSYTFRPQALVNYPFVSNVMLTDGFGYRTAPVEQFHDAQDFGAPAGTPIQVIADGEVLEAGFASDGCGFGLKVEHELDGKNVTSRYCHMEMGSHTYQVGDTVAMGDQAGTVGNTGMSFGPHLHLAIRVDDEPVDPMPFFAKYTRMDRAETASARP; encoded by the coding sequence ATGACAGACGCCCCGATTCTCAGCGAGCCCAGCGGCTCGGCCGGCTCCGGCTACCCGTCGCGCAGGTCGCTGAGGGAACAGCAGCGGGCCGCCTCGCAGGCCGCGCCGCAGTCGGCAGCTCGGGAGACCTCGCCCGAGACCCCGCAGACGGCGCCTGAGTCGACGCGCGCGGCCGCATCACCGCAGGCGGCGCCCGATACTGTCGCGCCGGACGCGTCCCGACCCGGAGCCGAGCGTCGGCCGACGCCGAAGACGGCGCTGCCGTCGACCGCCACCGGATCGCTCCGGCTGCCCTTCGTCGAGCACGTACCGACAGCCGAACCGGCGGTCGTGAGGTCACCAGCGGCTCCGGTGCCGCTTCGCCGCCGCATCGCCGCCGTGGCCGCGGCCGCGAGCGTCTGCGGTCTCGTGCTCACGGCATCGCTCCCCCTCATCACACCTGCCGACGCCGACGCCTCGGCGGGCGGCGTGGTCGCGGCGCAGGAACTCTTCTCCGAGGTCTCGCTCGACGAGCTCCCGACGTCGTTCAGCGAGATCAGCGCGTCGGTCTCGGACTCCGAAACCCCCGTCAGCTACACGTTCCGACCGCAGGCGCTCGTCAACTACCCTTTCGTCTCGAACGTCATGCTCACCGACGGGTTCGGTTACCGCACGGCTCCCGTCGAGCAGTTCCACGACGCGCAGGACTTCGGGGCACCCGCCGGCACCCCGATCCAGGTCATCGCCGACGGCGAGGTGCTCGAGGCGGGCTTCGCGAGCGACGGCTGCGGCTTCGGTCTCAAGGTCGAGCACGAGCTCGACGGCAAGAACGTCACCAGCCGCTATTGCCACATGGAGATGGGTTCCCACACTTACCAGGTCGGCGACACGGTCGCGATGGGCGACCAGGCCGGCACCGTCGGCAACACCGGCATGTCGTTCGGCCCGCACCTGCACCTCGCGATCCGCGTCGACGACGAGCCCGTGGATCCGATGCCGTTCTTCGCGAAGTACACGCGCATGGATCGCGCGGAGACGGCGTCGGCGAGACCCTGA
- the trpD gene encoding anthranilate phosphoribosyltransferase, which translates to MIDERSWPTVLTTLLEGDDLSVSQAEWAMSRFMTGDASGAQMGAFLVALRSKGVTVDEIVGFRDAILAEAAPIALPAMSLDVVGTGGDRFGTVNVSTMASITAAAAGAPIVKHGNKAASSKSGSSDVLTALGIGLSLDADQLAAVFDRAGIAFVHAARFLPGFRHVAPVRSDLGIPTVFNFLGPLCNPVRPEASAVGVADPVAAPLIAGVFRIRGASALVFRGDDGLDELTTTGHSRLWEVTRGGLTEHDIDPRDLGIARASIEDLLGGTPDENARIVHRVLAGESGPVRDIVLLNAAAGLVAFDLAKLPESSERPLLERLDEKLRVAAETIDSGRAVEKLDEWVRATSEAGDAA; encoded by the coding sequence ATGATCGACGAACGCAGCTGGCCGACCGTGCTCACGACGCTCCTCGAGGGCGACGATCTCAGCGTCTCCCAGGCGGAGTGGGCGATGTCCCGCTTCATGACGGGAGACGCCAGCGGCGCCCAGATGGGCGCCTTCCTGGTGGCGCTGCGATCGAAGGGCGTGACCGTCGATGAGATTGTGGGCTTCCGCGACGCGATCCTCGCCGAGGCCGCCCCCATCGCGCTTCCGGCGATGTCGCTCGACGTCGTGGGCACCGGGGGAGACCGCTTCGGCACCGTGAACGTCTCGACCATGGCATCGATCACGGCGGCGGCGGCGGGCGCTCCCATCGTGAAGCACGGCAACAAGGCGGCGAGCAGCAAGTCCGGCTCCTCCGACGTGCTGACGGCGCTCGGCATCGGGCTCTCGCTCGACGCGGATCAGCTCGCCGCGGTCTTCGACCGTGCGGGCATCGCCTTCGTGCACGCCGCCCGCTTCCTGCCCGGGTTCCGGCACGTCGCCCCCGTGCGCTCCGACCTCGGCATCCCCACGGTCTTCAACTTCCTCGGCCCGCTCTGCAATCCCGTGCGCCCCGAGGCCTCCGCCGTCGGCGTTGCCGATCCGGTCGCCGCTCCGCTCATCGCCGGCGTGTTCCGCATCCGGGGGGCCTCGGCCCTCGTCTTCCGAGGCGACGACGGGCTCGACGAGCTCACCACTACGGGGCATTCCCGGCTCTGGGAGGTCACCCGCGGCGGCCTCACGGAGCACGACATCGATCCGCGCGATCTCGGGATCGCACGTGCGTCGATCGAGGATCTGCTCGGCGGCACCCCCGACGAGAATGCACGGATCGTGCATCGCGTGCTGGCGGGGGAGTCGGGGCCGGTGCGCGACATCGTGCTGCTCAACGCAGCGGCGGGCCTCGTCGCCTTCGACCTGGCGAAGCTGCCCGAGTCGTCCGAGCGCCCCCTGCTCGAGCGCCTCGACGAGAAGCTGCGGGTCGCCGCAGAGACCATCGACTCGGGTCGGGCGGTCGAGAAGCTCGACGAGTGGGTGCGTGCGACCTCCGAGGCGGGCGACGCGGCCTGA
- the ctaE gene encoding aa3-type cytochrome oxidase subunit III, which translates to MNTKSAVPSVKRPNIVAVGTIVWLGSEVMFFAGLFAIYFTLRAMNPELWAEQTALHNFPFALVNTLILVASSFTAQAGVFAAERMQPRATGASPKKWGTVEWFYLTFFMGAIFVSGQVWEYATFVSEGITLSSDPYGSAFYMTTGFHGIHVALGLVAFLLVIGRIYAVKNFTHKEETTAVVVSYYWHFVDIVWIILFIVIYVLK; encoded by the coding sequence ATGAATACCAAGTCAGCCGTGCCCTCGGTGAAGCGACCCAATATCGTCGCCGTGGGCACGATCGTGTGGCTCGGCAGCGAGGTCATGTTCTTCGCGGGCCTCTTCGCCATCTACTTCACGCTGCGCGCGATGAACCCTGAGCTGTGGGCCGAGCAGACCGCGCTGCACAACTTCCCGTTCGCGCTGGTCAACACCTTGATCCTGGTCGCCTCCTCCTTCACCGCCCAGGCGGGCGTGTTCGCCGCCGAGCGCATGCAGCCGCGCGCCACCGGCGCGAGCCCGAAGAAGTGGGGCACGGTCGAGTGGTTCTACCTCACCTTCTTCATGGGCGCCATCTTCGTGTCCGGCCAGGTCTGGGAGTACGCCACGTTCGTCTCCGAGGGCATCACGCTCAGCTCGGACCCGTACGGCTCGGCCTTCTACATGACCACGGGCTTCCACGGCATCCACGTCGCCCTCGGCCTCGTCGCGTTCCTGCTCGTCATCGGACGCATCTACGCCGTCAAGAACTTCACGCACAAGGAGGAGACCACCGCGGTCGTCGTGTCCTACTACTGGCACTTCGTCGACATCGTGTGGATCATCCTCTTCATCGTCATCTACGTCCTCAAGTAG
- the qcrC gene encoding cytochrome bc1 complex diheme cytochrome c subunit — MARAKNNVRKSGRRHPLATAALVAVGLLVTGAAYTGFSQTSATAEIDLESPATIEAGEKLFGANCATCHGANAQGTDDGPSLIGAGAASVNFQVGTGRMPLAFQGPQGMVKPQQFTEEQTLQMAAYVASLAPGPALPESRYIQADSDDEGIARGGQLFRINCAMCHNVAAAGGALTQGKFAPKLTGVPATHIYEAMVTGPQNMPVFSDANITPQEKADIISYLKYIENEPAVGGLTLGSIGPVAEGLFIWVIGLGAIVGLTVWVTAKSN; from the coding sequence ATGGCTCGCGCCAAGAATAACGTTCGCAAGTCCGGCCGACGGCACCCGCTTGCCACCGCCGCTCTCGTTGCGGTCGGCCTGCTCGTGACCGGCGCCGCGTACACCGGCTTCAGCCAGACCTCCGCCACCGCCGAGATCGACCTCGAGTCCCCCGCCACCATCGAGGCCGGCGAGAAGCTGTTCGGCGCCAACTGCGCCACCTGCCACGGCGCCAACGCGCAGGGCACCGATGACGGCCCGTCGCTCATCGGCGCCGGTGCGGCCTCCGTCAACTTCCAGGTCGGCACCGGCCGCATGCCGCTCGCCTTCCAGGGCCCGCAGGGCATGGTCAAGCCGCAGCAGTTCACCGAGGAGCAGACCCTGCAGATGGCGGCCTACGTGGCCTCCCTCGCCCCCGGGCCCGCGCTCCCCGAGAGCCGCTACATCCAGGCCGACAGCGACGACGAGGGCATCGCCCGCGGCGGTCAGCTGTTCCGCATCAACTGCGCGATGTGCCACAACGTCGCCGCGGCCGGCGGTGCGCTCACCCAGGGCAAGTTCGCCCCGAAGCTGACTGGCGTCCCGGCCACCCACATCTACGAGGCCATGGTCACCGGCCCCCAGAACATGCCCGTCTTCAGCGACGCGAACATCACGCCGCAGGAGAAGGCCGACATCATCTCGTACCTCAAGTACATCGAGAACGAGCCCGCCGTCGGCGGTCTGACCCTCGGGTCGATCGGCCCCGTGGCCGAGGGCCTCTTCATCTGGGTGATCGGTCTCGGCGCCATCGTCGGCCTCACCGTCTGGGTCACCGCGAAGTCGAACTGA
- the qcrA gene encoding cytochrome bc1 complex Rieske iron-sulfur subunit, with protein MAEEAKNNGGSDAVVAAQGHSSVEAAAGTAVVVADAVQNPGLPPHRKRVTDLDPKREKRAERIVYTLFYISIAGSLGAVLAYMFFPIETGDMMAIRLHTMFVGLGMALALLAIGVGAVHWGKALMADHESIDERHPVPSDTPTREASAEVFKLADEESGFSRRSLVRNSLIGALIAFPLPGITLLRSLAPQDRDPVQLLKHTMWDKGVRLARDPSGVPIKASEVTIGSAFHVIPETLNHDDFHNLSLDERGGSETLLDAKAKAIVLLMRLDQAELKELPERENWSYDGIVAYSKVCTHVGCPVALYEQHTHHLLCPCHQSQFDVSEHAKVVFGPAKRPLPQLPITVDDEGYLIAQSDFHEPVGPSFWERLK; from the coding sequence ATGGCAGAGGAAGCGAAGAACAACGGCGGCAGTGACGCCGTTGTCGCAGCCCAGGGCCACAGCTCGGTCGAAGCTGCGGCAGGCACCGCGGTCGTCGTGGCCGACGCTGTGCAGAATCCGGGCCTTCCCCCGCACCGGAAGCGCGTCACGGATCTCGATCCGAAGCGGGAGAAGCGCGCCGAGCGCATCGTCTACACGCTCTTCTACATCTCGATCGCGGGCAGCCTCGGCGCCGTCCTCGCCTACATGTTCTTCCCGATCGAAACGGGCGACATGATGGCGATCCGACTGCACACCATGTTCGTCGGTCTCGGCATGGCGCTCGCGCTGCTCGCCATCGGCGTCGGAGCCGTGCACTGGGGCAAGGCCCTCATGGCCGACCACGAGTCGATCGATGAGCGCCACCCCGTGCCGAGCGACACGCCCACGCGCGAGGCCTCGGCCGAGGTCTTCAAGCTCGCCGACGAGGAGTCGGGCTTCTCGCGCCGCTCGCTGGTGCGCAACAGCCTCATCGGCGCGCTCATCGCGTTCCCCCTCCCCGGCATCACGCTCCTCCGCAGCCTCGCTCCGCAGGACCGCGACCCCGTGCAGCTGCTCAAGCACACCATGTGGGACAAGGGCGTGCGCCTGGCTCGCGACCCCTCCGGCGTTCCGATCAAGGCCAGCGAGGTCACCATCGGCTCCGCGTTCCACGTGATCCCCGAGACGCTGAACCACGACGACTTCCACAACCTCAGCCTCGACGAGCGCGGCGGCAGCGAGACGCTGCTCGACGCCAAGGCGAAGGCCATCGTGCTGCTGATGCGTCTCGACCAGGCCGAGCTCAAGGAGCTTCCCGAGCGCGAGAACTGGTCGTACGACGGAATCGTCGCCTACTCGAAGGTCTGCACGCACGTGGGCTGCCCCGTGGCGCTCTACGAGCAGCACACCCACCACCTGCTCTGCCCCTGCCACCAGTCGCAGTTCGACGTCTCGGAGCACGCGAAGGTCGTCTTCGGTCCGGCCAAGCGCCCGCTGCCCCAGCTGCCCATCACCGTCGACGACGAGGGCTACCTCATCGCGCAGAGCGATTTCCATGAACCTGTCGGCCCGAGCTTCTGGGAGCGCCTCAAGTGA
- the qcrB gene encoding cytochrome bc1 complex cytochrome b subunit, giving the protein MSSTVTESPAQSGSSRFTAAAANYIDERTKIGVAVKEFGRKVFPDHWSFLLGEVALYSFIVILLSGTFLTLFFQASMAEVHYTGPYVPMKGLEMSVAMASTLDISFSVRGGLLMRHVHHWAALLFVASIGLHMLRIFFTGAFRKPRELNWLIGFVLFVLAMAEGFTGYSLPDDVLSGNGLRIIDGIIKAIPVIGTYLSYFFFGGEFPGTDIIGRLYMLHIMVLPALVILFVALHLAFVVIHKHTQYPGPGKTQQNVVGYPVLPVYAAKAGGFFFIVFGMIVLIASFVGINPIWNYGAYDPSPVSAGTQPDWYIGFADGMLRLVPPGLETEWFGFTWSWNMLLPLIVIGIFLVLVAIYPFVEAWVTGDKREHHILDRPRNAPTRTAIGAAGVVFYAVMWAGASSDLMATHFQLSMEGVIHALQALLIFGPIFTYFVTKRICLGLQKKDRAIALHGYESGRIVRLPGGEYIEVHKPLDEYERWELVSYHDYAPLMLRPNDDGRIPFSKRLRAGFSRWFFEDRIVPPSQGEIEKGHHEGH; this is encoded by the coding sequence GTGAGCAGCACCGTAACTGAATCCCCCGCGCAGAGCGGTTCGAGCCGCTTCACCGCCGCCGCAGCGAACTACATCGACGAGCGCACCAAGATCGGCGTCGCCGTCAAGGAGTTCGGCCGCAAGGTCTTCCCCGACCACTGGTCGTTCCTGCTCGGCGAGGTCGCCCTCTACAGCTTCATCGTGATCCTGCTGTCGGGCACCTTCCTCACGCTGTTCTTCCAGGCCTCCATGGCCGAGGTGCACTACACCGGCCCCTACGTGCCTATGAAGGGCCTCGAGATGTCGGTCGCCATGGCATCGACGCTCGACATCTCCTTCTCCGTGCGCGGCGGCCTGCTCATGCGTCACGTGCACCACTGGGCCGCGCTGCTGTTCGTCGCCTCGATCGGCCTGCACATGCTCCGCATCTTCTTCACGGGTGCGTTCCGCAAGCCGCGCGAGCTCAACTGGCTCATCGGCTTCGTGCTCTTCGTGCTCGCGATGGCCGAGGGCTTCACCGGCTACTCGCTCCCCGATGACGTGCTCTCCGGCAACGGTCTCCGCATCATCGACGGCATCATCAAGGCGATCCCCGTGATCGGCACCTACCTCTCGTACTTCTTCTTCGGAGGCGAATTCCCCGGTACCGACATCATCGGCCGCCTGTACATGCTGCACATCATGGTGCTGCCGGCGCTCGTGATCCTCTTCGTGGCCCTGCACCTCGCCTTCGTGGTCATCCACAAGCACACCCAGTACCCCGGCCCGGGCAAGACCCAGCAGAACGTGGTCGGCTACCCCGTGCTTCCCGTGTACGCGGCGAAGGCCGGCGGCTTCTTCTTCATCGTGTTCGGCATGATCGTGCTGATCGCCTCGTTCGTGGGCATCAACCCGATCTGGAACTACGGCGCCTACGACCCGTCGCCGGTGTCGGCCGGTACCCAGCCCGACTGGTACATCGGCTTCGCCGACGGCATGCTGCGCCTCGTGCCGCCCGGGCTCGAAACCGAGTGGTTCGGCTTCACCTGGTCCTGGAACATGCTGCTGCCTCTCATCGTCATCGGCATCTTCCTGGTGCTCGTGGCCATCTACCCCTTCGTCGAGGCGTGGGTGACCGGCGACAAGCGCGAGCACCACATCCTCGATCGCCCCCGCAACGCCCCCACCCGCACCGCGATCGGCGCCGCCGGCGTCGTGTTCTACGCGGTCATGTGGGCCGGCGCGAGCTCGGACCTCATGGCGACGCACTTCCAGCTCTCGATGGAGGGTGTGATCCACGCGCTCCAGGCCCTGCTGATCTTCGGCCCGATCTTCACCTACTTCGTGACCAAGCGCATCTGCCTCGGTCTGCAGAAGAAGGACCGCGCGATCGCCCTGCACGGCTACGAGTCGGGCCGCATCGTGCGCCTGCCCGGTGGCGAGTACATCGAGGTGCACAAGCCGCTCGACGAGTACGAGCGCTGGGAGCTGGTCAGCTACCACGACTACGCACCGCTCATGCTGCGTCCCAACGACGACGGCCGAATCCCGTTCTCGAAGCGCCTGCGCGCAGGATTCAGCCGCTGGTTCTTCGAAGACCGCATCGTCCCGCCTTCCCAGGGCGAGATCGAGAAGGGCCACCACGAGGGTCACTGA
- a CDS encoding class I SAM-dependent methyltransferase, with protein MSNPHAFENPVSAAYGARAAEYTRLLGSVDDMHPLDRSRITEWAMSVEGRLLDLGCGPGHWTAHLAHHGVDAHGIDLTPEFVRVAQQRFPELAFAVGDARSLEAGDGSLGGVLSWYSLIHAEPRDLDAQLREIARVLSPGGRLLVGFFDGPADEPFEHAVTTAFTHSPQQFREMLGAVGFDVIDVERRQNPPARPHASISAIRV; from the coding sequence GTGAGCAACCCGCACGCCTTCGAGAACCCCGTCAGCGCCGCCTACGGCGCGCGAGCGGCCGAGTACACGCGGCTGCTCGGATCGGTCGACGACATGCATCCCCTCGATCGCTCGCGCATCACCGAATGGGCGATGAGCGTGGAGGGGCGGCTGCTGGATCTCGGGTGCGGCCCAGGGCACTGGACCGCACACCTCGCGCACCACGGCGTCGACGCGCACGGCATTGATCTGACCCCCGAGTTCGTGCGCGTCGCACAGCAGCGCTTCCCGGAACTCGCGTTCGCAGTGGGCGACGCTCGCTCGCTCGAGGCCGGTGACGGATCACTCGGCGGCGTGCTGTCCTGGTACTCGCTGATCCACGCCGAGCCTCGGGATCTCGACGCACAGCTTCGCGAGATCGCTCGGGTGCTCTCCCCCGGCGGCCGGCTGCTCGTCGGTTTCTTCGACGGCCCCGCGGATGAGCCGTTCGAGCACGCAGTGACGACGGCGTTCACCCACTCTCCGCAGCAGTTCCGCGAGATGCTCGGGGCTGTGGGATTCGACGTGATCGACGTCGAACGCCGGCAGAACCCTCCGGCCCGCCCTCACGCGTCGATCTCCGCGATCAGGGTCTAG
- a CDS encoding TetR/AcrR family transcriptional regulator gives MSTTHRRTRRRPGENRERLLEAGLVEFGLFGYHGASTSSIAARADVPQPHVYANFETKQQLFLACFERLGEQLSVRPSEAPSESLLRFLYQSVASSAAPGLQKPMRRPLLELRALLGEPLFDALLAAGARALLDAQPDPRP, from the coding sequence GTGAGCACCACGCATCGTCGCACTCGGCGACGTCCCGGTGAGAACCGGGAGCGCCTGCTGGAGGCCGGACTCGTGGAGTTCGGCCTCTTCGGCTATCACGGCGCCTCCACAAGTTCCATCGCCGCCCGCGCGGACGTGCCGCAGCCACACGTCTACGCCAACTTCGAGACGAAGCAGCAGCTCTTCCTGGCGTGTTTCGAGCGGCTCGGCGAGCAGCTGAGCGTGCGCCCCTCCGAAGCGCCGTCAGAGAGCCTCCTGCGCTTCCTCTACCAGTCGGTGGCCTCCTCGGCGGCGCCCGGGCTGCAGAAGCCGATGCGAAGGCCGCTGCTCGAGCTCCGCGCGTTGCTGGGGGAGCCGCTTTTCGACGCCCTGCTCGCCGCGGGGGCCCGGGCTCTTCTCGACGCGCAGCCCGATCCCCGGCCCTGA